From one Prochlorococcus marinus str. MIT 0912 genomic stretch:
- a CDS encoding N-acetyltransferase has protein sequence MLGLNSANKCPEIPGGLVLLRSELIPVRKINRLLSRCNQDTHQPRKLELALKNSDFYLTLLQKTSEDLVGFVRVTSDKGLNANLWDLVAEPGDQQEKYISIVIFKAIEIIRKELPGCSISVAAPLISLKPLKANGFLLDPNGIKTMGIRL, from the coding sequence ATGCTTGGATTAAATTCAGCAAATAAATGCCCTGAAATTCCTGGAGGGTTAGTTTTGCTGCGGAGTGAACTCATTCCTGTACGTAAAATAAATAGGCTCCTATCAAGATGTAATCAAGATACTCATCAACCAAGAAAGCTAGAATTAGCTTTAAAAAACAGTGATTTTTATTTGACGCTCCTTCAGAAGACTTCTGAAGATCTTGTAGGCTTTGTTCGCGTCACTAGTGACAAAGGTTTAAATGCAAATTTGTGGGACCTAGTTGCAGAGCCAGGCGATCAACAAGAAAAATACATATCTATTGTTATTTTTAAGGCAATTGAAATAATCAGAAAGGAGTTGCCAGGCTGTAGCATTTCTGTTGCTGCTCCTTTGATTTCACTTAAGCCATTGAAAGCTAATGGTTTTTTACTAGATCCAAATGGTATCAAAACAATGGGAATAAGACTTTAA
- a CDS encoding cob(I)yrinic acid a,c-diamide adenosyltransferase, with product MVLNGIGITTASESQERSHGQLHVYDGEGKGKSQAALGVVLRTIGLGICEKRQTRVLLLRFLKGPGRSYDEDAAIDALQQGFPHLIDQVRTGRGEFFTVDQSTKFDYQEAQRGWDIAKGAIASALYSVVVLDELNPVLDLGLLPIEEVVKTLTARPNGMEIIVTGRAAPNSLIKIAELHSEMKAHRRPEINNDEILFEDNVGGIEIYTGEGKGKSTSALGKALQAIGRGISQDKSHRVLILQWLKGGSGYTEDAAIAALRESYPHLVDHLRSGRDAIVWRGQQKPIDYVEAERAWEIARAAISSGLYKTVILDELNPTVDLELLPVEPIVQTLLRKPSETEVIITGRCKNQPIYFDLASVHSEMVCHKHYAEKGVDLKRGVDY from the coding sequence GTGGTATTAAACGGCATAGGAATTACGACAGCATCTGAAAGCCAGGAACGTAGTCACGGACAATTACATGTTTATGACGGAGAGGGTAAAGGGAAGAGTCAAGCCGCTTTAGGGGTGGTTTTGAGGACAATAGGTTTAGGTATATGTGAGAAAAGACAAACAAGAGTATTACTTCTTAGGTTCTTGAAAGGTCCTGGTCGGTCTTATGACGAAGATGCAGCAATAGATGCTTTGCAGCAAGGCTTCCCTCACTTGATTGATCAAGTGAGGACTGGCAGGGGCGAATTTTTTACTGTTGATCAATCCACCAAATTTGATTATCAGGAAGCTCAAAGAGGATGGGATATAGCAAAGGGGGCAATTGCTAGTGCCTTATATTCAGTTGTTGTTCTAGACGAATTGAATCCTGTTTTGGATTTGGGGTTATTGCCTATTGAAGAAGTTGTTAAAACACTTACTGCGAGACCAAATGGTATGGAAATTATCGTCACTGGAAGAGCTGCACCAAATTCTCTGATTAAAATTGCGGAACTTCATTCTGAGATGAAAGCTCACAGACGACCTGAGATTAATAACGATGAAATCCTTTTTGAGGATAATGTTGGTGGAATTGAGATATATACCGGTGAGGGTAAAGGAAAATCAACCAGTGCTTTGGGAAAAGCTTTACAAGCTATCGGTAGAGGAATTAGTCAAGATAAAAGTCATCGTGTATTAATTTTGCAATGGCTTAAGGGTGGTAGTGGTTACACAGAGGATGCCGCTATTGCAGCTCTTCGAGAAAGTTATCCTCATTTAGTCGACCATCTTCGATCCGGTAGAGATGCGATTGTTTGGAGGGGCCAGCAAAAGCCCATTGATTATGTAGAAGCTGAAAGAGCTTGGGAAATTGCAAGGGCAGCAATCTCAAGTGGTCTTTATAAGACTGTGATTTTGGATGAGTTAAATCCAACCGTTGATTTGGAGCTCCTACCAGTTGAACCTATTGTTCAAACTTTGCTTCGTAAACCTTCAGAGACTGAGGTGATTATTACAGGAAGATGTAAAAATCAACCTATATATTTTGATTTAGCAAGTGTTCACTCTGAGATGGTGTGTCATAAGCACTATGCAGAAAAAGGAGTGGATTTAAAAAGGGGGGTTGATTATTAG
- the gshA gene encoding glutamate--cysteine ligase has product MSNFMLLKGFEVELFTGTYSGENVGVASAITEDLSDFVKEPDQRNLEYITVPDQRYAVLKHALLLPRQKLRKWLDCQKLTILPGSTLSLGNTKVFERSDSENSYHSFIEKNYGTNVVTASIHINLGIENLSLLFSALRLVRCEASLFLALSASSPFLDGHATGAHSQRWVQFPKTPSNVPMFVDHAEYVTWVEDQLARGKMQNERHLWTSVRPNGPERPHVLNRLELRICDLVADVDLLLAITALLELRIINLKNNMKKFDPIEASSKTKEELALLADQNDLISAKSSLDANLSHWKNGKKINCRDWIKELLLDVTPLAKELDMFELLQPIQSVLTNGNQSMKWLNSYSKGESIQSLLQHGISEMEREETNFIQMNSTY; this is encoded by the coding sequence ATGAGCAACTTTATGCTGTTAAAGGGGTTTGAAGTGGAGCTTTTTACTGGCACATACTCTGGTGAAAATGTAGGTGTTGCATCCGCTATTACTGAAGATTTATCAGATTTTGTTAAAGAACCTGATCAAAGAAACCTTGAGTACATAACTGTTCCAGACCAAAGATATGCAGTTTTAAAACATGCACTTTTACTACCAAGACAAAAACTTAGGAAGTGGCTTGATTGCCAAAAACTTACAATTCTTCCTGGAAGCACACTTAGTCTTGGTAATACAAAAGTCTTTGAAAGGTCAGATTCAGAAAATTCTTATCACTCATTTATAGAAAAAAACTATGGAACTAATGTTGTAACAGCAAGCATTCACATCAATTTAGGTATTGAAAATTTGTCCTTACTTTTTTCGGCCCTTCGCTTGGTTAGATGTGAGGCATCATTATTTCTTGCATTAAGTGCTAGTTCTCCTTTCTTAGACGGACATGCAACAGGTGCACATTCTCAAAGATGGGTTCAATTCCCCAAAACGCCCTCCAATGTTCCAATGTTCGTGGATCATGCAGAATATGTGACATGGGTTGAAGATCAGCTAGCTCGAGGCAAAATGCAAAATGAAAGACATTTGTGGACATCAGTAAGACCAAATGGTCCCGAAAGGCCTCATGTCCTAAATCGATTGGAGCTGAGGATATGTGATTTGGTAGCTGATGTTGATTTGCTTTTAGCTATTACTGCGTTACTTGAGCTTAGAATTATTAATCTAAAAAACAATATGAAAAAATTTGATCCAATTGAAGCAAGCTCTAAAACAAAAGAAGAGCTGGCTTTATTGGCAGATCAAAATGATTTGATTTCAGCTAAATCTAGCCTTGATGCAAATTTATCTCATTGGAAAAATGGAAAAAAAATCAACTGTCGTGATTGGATAAAAGAACTTCTTCTAGATGTAACTCCTTTAGCTAAGGAGCTTGATATGTTTGAGTTACTTCAACCCATTCAATCTGTTTTGACAAACGGAAATCAATCAATGAAATGGCTTAATTCTTATTCCAAGGGAGAATCAATTCAGTCTTTGCTTCAGCATGGTATTAGTGAAATGGAACGAGAGGAGACTAATTTCATTCAAATGAATTCAACCTATTAG
- the speD gene encoding adenosylmethionine decarboxylase has protein sequence MEPFFTALHPNPGWGDSCKSEDIETIQINSSKNVGRHCILELYQCDHAKLNDEAFIRTTITMSAKIAGATLINLVTHSFKPQGVTGLALLAESHISIHTWPEIGYAAIDVFTCGDHTMPEKACKLLFKDFLAKHFSFKNIERDIPSGIQTLHREP, from the coding sequence ATGGAACCTTTTTTCACTGCATTGCATCCAAATCCTGGATGGGGTGACTCTTGTAAGTCTGAAGATATAGAAACCATACAAATTAATTCTAGTAAAAATGTAGGAAGACACTGCATACTTGAACTTTACCAATGTGATCATGCGAAGCTGAATGATGAAGCTTTTATAAGAACAACTATCACAATGTCGGCCAAAATTGCTGGTGCAACACTCATAAATTTGGTCACACATAGCTTTAAACCTCAGGGAGTCACGGGACTAGCTTTATTGGCTGAATCTCATATCTCAATACATACATGGCCTGAGATTGGTTATGCAGCCATTGATGTTTTTACTTGCGGTGACCATACAATGCCTGAAAAAGCTTGCAAGTTACTTTTTAAAGATTTTTTGGCTAAACACTTTTCTTTTAAAAATATCGAAAGAGATATCCCTTCAGGAATTCAGACTTTGCACCGTGAACCTTGA
- the larE gene encoding ATP-dependent sacrificial sulfur transferase LarE has protein sequence MFFSQLESLTDLELKQLKLLREFIKDINHACVAFSGGVDSSLVATIAQEQLGTKAFAVTGVSPSLAPYLLKQARLQAAWIGIHHKECQTNEINEPNYFKNPENRCFACKKELHKHLNQISKRFHNAQVIDGVNFDDLNDFRPGIKASNQAGVLSPLAELEINKKSIRSISKSLGLPWWDKPAQPCLASRIPFGEEISSKRLQQIALAEEWIVNKGFSKVRVRSQGLSARIELPANEINHFLKIIERKKLIEYFLYLGFHSISLDLEGLISGKLTRDINTTNKSV, from the coding sequence GTGTTTTTTAGTCAACTTGAATCTTTAACTGACTTAGAACTGAAGCAATTAAAATTGTTAAGGGAGTTTATTAAAGATATAAATCATGCCTGTGTTGCTTTCTCAGGAGGCGTTGATAGTTCTTTAGTAGCAACAATAGCGCAAGAACAACTAGGTACTAAAGCCTTTGCCGTTACTGGCGTCTCACCTTCCTTAGCTCCATATCTGCTTAAGCAAGCACGTCTTCAAGCGGCTTGGATTGGTATTCATCATAAAGAATGTCAAACGAATGAAATCAATGAACCAAATTACTTTAAAAATCCTGAAAATAGATGCTTTGCATGCAAAAAAGAATTGCATAAACATTTAAATCAAATTTCAAAAAGATTCCATAATGCTCAGGTCATTGATGGAGTGAATTTTGACGACCTTAACGACTTTCGACCAGGTATTAAGGCATCTAATCAGGCCGGAGTATTATCACCTCTTGCAGAACTGGAAATAAATAAAAAATCAATTCGTTCTATTTCTAAATCATTAGGTTTACCCTGGTGGGATAAACCTGCACAACCATGTTTAGCCTCGCGTATTCCTTTTGGAGAGGAAATAAGTTCAAAAAGGCTTCAGCAGATTGCTCTAGCAGAAGAATGGATTGTTAATAAAGGTTTTTCAAAAGTACGTGTAAGAAGTCAAGGCCTATCCGCCAGAATCGAGTTACCCGCAAATGAAATAAATCACTTTCTTAAAATTATTGAAAGAAAAAAATTAATTGAATATTTTTTATATTTAGGATTCCATTCTATAAGTTTAGATCTAGAGGGTTTGATTAGTGGAAAACTCACTAGAGATATAAATACTACAAACAAATCAGTCTGA
- the moeB gene encoding molybdopterin-synthase adenylyltransferase MoeB, whose protein sequence is MVQSQNVVNLNSEEIARYARHISLPEIGFKGQEKLKQSSVACIGTGGLGSPLLIYLAAAGVGRIGIVDFDVVEHSNLQRQIIHSTSSIGLLKTDSAKQHILKINPSCRVDLFNQKLSSSNALEILKTYDVICDCSDNFPTRYLINDACLILNKPNIYGSIARFEGQVSVFNLKEDSPNYRDLIPTPPPEELIPSCSEAGVMGILPGIIGTIQAAEAIKIITNIGYPLNGRLLIFNALKMQFKELTLKSNPENKNINKLIDYKSFCSEVTVKNEIDYDITSISIKELKVLLSQSSNAIQLIDVRNPNEHYQCSIPGSRLIPLSTIESGETIDEIKIITAKKNLYIFCKSGKRSLRALKHLNKFGIRGINIEGGIEAWNNEKD, encoded by the coding sequence ATGGTGCAAAGTCAAAATGTAGTAAATTTAAATTCTGAAGAAATTGCTAGATATGCAAGACACATAAGTCTTCCTGAAATAGGTTTTAAAGGCCAAGAAAAACTGAAACAAAGCTCTGTTGCTTGCATTGGGACAGGAGGACTAGGATCTCCTCTTTTAATTTATCTTGCAGCAGCGGGAGTTGGACGAATTGGAATAGTTGATTTTGATGTAGTTGAACACTCAAACTTACAAAGGCAAATCATTCATTCGACAAGTTCCATAGGTCTTTTAAAAACAGATTCTGCCAAACAACACATACTCAAAATAAATCCTTCTTGTCGAGTTGATTTATTCAATCAAAAGTTATCAAGTAGTAATGCTTTGGAAATACTTAAAACTTATGATGTGATATGTGATTGTTCAGACAATTTCCCAACTCGCTACCTAATTAATGATGCTTGTCTAATACTTAATAAGCCTAATATATATGGTTCAATCGCAAGATTTGAAGGTCAAGTAAGTGTTTTTAATTTGAAAGAAGATAGTCCTAATTATCGAGATCTTATTCCTACCCCTCCTCCTGAAGAATTAATTCCATCATGCTCTGAAGCAGGAGTCATGGGAATTCTTCCAGGAATCATTGGCACAATTCAAGCAGCAGAAGCCATTAAGATAATAACAAATATTGGTTATCCACTAAACGGTAGGCTCCTAATTTTTAATGCATTAAAGATGCAATTTAAAGAGCTAACATTGAAATCCAATCCAGAAAATAAAAATATCAATAAACTAATAGATTATAAAAGTTTCTGTTCAGAGGTTACAGTTAAAAATGAAATAGATTATGATATAACAAGTATTTCAATTAAAGAATTAAAAGTACTCCTTAGCCAATCATCTAATGCAATACAACTCATAGATGTTCGCAACCCAAATGAGCACTATCAATGTTCAATTCCAGGATCAAGGCTGATACCCCTAAGCACTATTGAAAGCGGAGAAACAATTGATGAAATTAAAATTATTACCGCAAAAAAAAATCTTTATATATTTTGTAAAAGTGGTAAAAGATCATTGCGCGCGTTAAAGCATTTAAACAAATTTGGAATTAGAGGTATTAATATTGAAGGAGGTATTGAAGCCTGGAATAACGAAAAAGATTAA
- the recF gene encoding DNA replication/repair protein RecF (All proteins in this family for which functions are known are DNA-binding proteins that assist the filamentation of RecA onto DNA for the initiation of recombination or recombinational repair.) encodes MQLHQLELNNFRNYRRFQFELTENRLIVIGRNGVGKSNFLESVELLSSLRSHRSNRNQDLISWDQDKACLSAMIEDDQKLSLELNRKGGRKAYKNEKLLTRQIDLIGPMRSVGFSALDLELIRGEPSLRRNWLDRIVQQLEPIYSDLMGRFSRLLRQRSQLWRNLRVKSSKDRNVLLDSYDMQMALVSTRIHRRRRRVLDRLLPIASGWQQHLSNSKEKLDITYLPGSKLEDEESERLWRESIERQLLEMRSEEEITGICRVGPHRDDVRFLINDVDARRFASAGQQRTIVLALKLAELELIETLFGKSPILLLDDVLAELDPKRQLLLLEAVGQKHQCLISATHVESFEGEWVRNSQLMQLNSFG; translated from the coding sequence ATTCAACTTCATCAGTTAGAACTTAATAATTTTCGAAATTATCGTCGTTTTCAGTTTGAGTTAACTGAAAATCGTTTGATAGTTATAGGTCGAAATGGAGTTGGTAAATCCAATTTTCTTGAATCTGTAGAACTATTGTCTAGTTTGCGTTCTCATCGATCAAATCGGAACCAGGATTTAATTTCTTGGGATCAAGATAAGGCTTGCTTATCTGCAATGATTGAAGATGATCAAAAACTTTCTTTAGAATTAAATAGAAAAGGTGGTAGAAAAGCCTATAAAAATGAAAAACTTTTAACTCGTCAAATTGATTTGATTGGACCGATGAGAAGCGTAGGTTTTAGTGCGCTTGATCTAGAATTAATTAGAGGAGAGCCTTCGCTTAGAAGAAATTGGCTGGATAGAATTGTCCAGCAACTTGAGCCTATTTATTCTGATTTGATGGGAAGGTTCTCTAGATTGCTTAGACAAAGAAGTCAGCTTTGGCGTAATTTGAGAGTTAAATCCAGCAAGGATCGAAATGTTCTTTTAGATTCTTATGATATGCAAATGGCTTTGGTGAGTACAAGAATTCATCGAAGACGTAGACGTGTTTTAGATCGGCTACTTCCTATAGCTTCAGGATGGCAACAACATCTAAGTAATAGTAAAGAAAAATTGGATATTACATATTTGCCAGGTAGTAAACTAGAGGATGAAGAGAGTGAGAGGCTTTGGAGGGAGAGTATTGAACGTCAACTTTTAGAAATGAGGTCTGAGGAAGAGATTACAGGTATCTGTAGAGTTGGTCCTCATCGTGATGATGTACGGTTTTTAATAAATGATGTAGATGCTAGACGTTTTGCTTCTGCAGGTCAGCAGAGGACTATTGTGTTGGCTTTGAAATTGGCCGAATTAGAATTAATTGAAACGCTTTTTGGCAAATCTCCAATTTTGCTTTTAGATGATGTTTTGGCTGAGCTTGATCCAAAACGACAATTATTGCTTTTAGAGGCTGTCGGTCAAAAACATCAATGTTTAATTAGTGCAACACATGTGGAATCTTTTGAAGGCGAATGGGTACGAAACTCACAATTAATGCAATTAAATTCTTTTGGTTGA
- the ppc gene encoding phosphoenolpyruvate carboxylase: MLKNPSNENISNDSTGFVEEQDPGYLLQQRLELVEDLWKTVLKSECPPDQTERLLRLKQLSDPSESNQDNSSQAIVQLITEMDLAEAISAARAFSLYFQLVNILEQRIEEDSYLESIEKGKLDKINNKIDPFAPALATQTAPATFTQLFERLRRLNVPPAQLDALMREMDIRLVFTAHPTEIVRHTVRHKQRRVATLLQQLQSNSLISEPEKEIFRLQLEEEIRLWWRTDELHQFKPTVLDEVDYALHYFQQVLFDAMPQLRRRLTTALASSYPDVEIPNEAFCTFGSWVGSDRDGNPSVTPEITWRTACYQRQLMLDRYIASVQELRDQLSISMQWSQVSAPLLESLEMDRVRFPEVYEERAARYRLEPYRLKLSYTLERLRLTQLRNKQLADAGWQFSPEGKSLISTNNSFDEVLHYRSVDELKNELELVRNSLVGTDLTCEPLDTLLNQVHIFGFSLASLDIRQESTRHSDALDELTRYLDLPESYGAMEEEKRVKWLMKELKTRRPLIPPAFVWSKSTQETISVFHMLHRLQKEFGTRICRSYVISMSHTASDLLEVLLLAKESGLIDPTLGATDFLVVPLFETVEDLQHAPSVMESLLQTDVYRELLPRVGEKKQPLQELMLGYSDSNKDSGFLSSNWEIHKAQIALQDLASRQGIALRIFHGRGGSVGRGGGPAYQAILAQPSGTLQGRIKITEQGEVLASKYSLPELALYNLETVTTAVIQNSLVTNKLDATPSWNELMTRLAARSREHYRALVHDNPDLVQFFQVVTPIEEISKLQISSRPARRKSGAKDLSSLRAIPWVFGWTQSRFLLPSWFGVGTALATELNTDPDQMEMLRMLNQRWPFFRMLISKVEMTLSKVDLDVAHHYMISLGGNENRDAFAGIFDIISKEYSLTKKLILEITDKSKLLSADPALQLSVNLRNRTIIPLGFLQVALLKRLRDQNRQPPISEDMSLDSTQSSRTYSRSELLRGALLTINGIAAGMRNTG; the protein is encoded by the coding sequence ATGTTGAAAAATCCTTCTAACGAAAACATCTCTAATGACTCGACAGGATTCGTTGAGGAGCAAGATCCTGGATATTTATTGCAACAGAGACTTGAACTGGTTGAGGATCTTTGGAAAACAGTTCTCAAAAGTGAATGTCCTCCTGATCAGACAGAGAGATTATTGCGTTTAAAACAATTAAGTGACCCTAGTGAGTCAAATCAAGATAATTCCTCACAGGCAATAGTCCAATTGATTACAGAAATGGATTTAGCTGAAGCGATATCTGCGGCTAGGGCTTTTTCTCTTTATTTTCAGTTGGTAAACATTCTTGAGCAACGTATAGAAGAAGATAGTTATTTGGAAAGTATAGAAAAAGGGAAGTTAGACAAAATTAATAATAAAATAGACCCATTCGCTCCGGCTTTAGCCACTCAGACTGCTCCAGCAACTTTTACACAATTATTTGAGCGATTACGTCGCTTGAATGTCCCTCCAGCTCAGCTTGATGCTTTGATGAGGGAAATGGATATTCGTCTTGTTTTCACAGCCCATCCAACTGAAATAGTTAGACACACTGTTCGCCACAAGCAACGCAGGGTAGCCACTCTTTTGCAGCAGCTTCAATCTAATAGTCTAATTTCCGAACCAGAGAAGGAAATCTTTAGGTTGCAATTAGAGGAGGAGATAAGACTTTGGTGGAGAACTGATGAGCTCCATCAATTTAAACCTACTGTTCTTGATGAGGTCGACTATGCGCTTCATTATTTTCAGCAGGTTTTGTTTGATGCCATGCCTCAATTAAGAAGGCGACTGACTACTGCACTTGCTTCAAGTTATCCTGACGTAGAGATTCCTAATGAGGCTTTTTGCACATTTGGTTCTTGGGTAGGTTCAGATCGTGATGGAAATCCGTCTGTGACTCCTGAAATCACATGGAGAACAGCTTGTTATCAAAGACAATTAATGTTGGATCGATATATTGCATCAGTTCAAGAGTTAAGAGATCAACTAAGTATATCTATGCAATGGAGTCAAGTAAGTGCCCCTTTGCTAGAGTCTTTAGAAATGGACAGAGTTCGCTTTCCTGAAGTCTATGAGGAAAGGGCAGCTAGATATCGACTAGAACCTTATCGTTTGAAACTTAGTTATACATTAGAGAGGTTGCGACTTACACAACTACGTAATAAACAGCTAGCAGATGCTGGATGGCAATTTTCGCCAGAAGGAAAGTCTTTAATATCTACTAATAATAGTTTTGATGAGGTTCTCCACTATAGATCTGTAGATGAATTAAAGAATGAATTAGAGCTTGTTAGAAATAGTTTGGTTGGCACGGATCTTACGTGTGAACCTCTAGATACTTTATTAAATCAAGTTCATATCTTTGGGTTCTCCTTGGCTAGTTTAGATATTAGGCAAGAAAGCACACGACATAGTGATGCGTTGGATGAGCTCACTCGCTATTTAGACCTGCCTGAGTCGTATGGAGCGATGGAAGAGGAAAAACGTGTCAAATGGTTAATGAAGGAATTGAAAACTCGAAGGCCACTTATTCCTCCCGCTTTTGTGTGGTCTAAAAGTACTCAAGAAACCATCTCGGTTTTTCATATGCTTCATAGGCTTCAAAAAGAATTTGGTACTCGTATATGTCGCTCGTATGTAATTTCAATGAGTCATACAGCATCAGATTTATTAGAAGTTCTTCTTTTAGCTAAAGAGTCAGGTTTGATTGATCCCACTTTAGGAGCTACTGATTTTCTCGTTGTTCCATTATTTGAAACGGTTGAGGATTTACAACATGCTCCTTCTGTAATGGAGTCGCTGCTCCAGACAGATGTTTATCGTGAATTACTTCCAAGGGTAGGAGAGAAAAAACAACCGCTTCAGGAACTTATGCTTGGATATTCTGATAGCAATAAGGATTCTGGTTTTCTTTCAAGTAATTGGGAAATTCATAAGGCCCAAATAGCACTCCAAGACCTGGCTAGTAGACAAGGAATAGCATTGCGTATTTTTCATGGTAGAGGAGGGTCTGTAGGAAGAGGCGGTGGGCCAGCTTATCAAGCTATTTTGGCTCAACCTAGTGGGACACTTCAAGGACGTATAAAGATTACAGAGCAAGGGGAAGTTCTTGCCTCAAAATATAGTCTTCCAGAATTAGCTCTATATAATTTAGAAACTGTAACCACAGCTGTTATCCAAAATAGCTTAGTTACTAACAAATTAGATGCTACGCCAAGCTGGAATGAATTAATGACCAGACTTGCAGCTCGTTCAAGGGAGCATTACCGAGCTTTAGTACACGATAATCCTGATTTGGTTCAATTTTTTCAAGTAGTTACTCCAATAGAAGAAATTAGCAAGTTGCAAATTTCTAGTCGTCCGGCGCGAAGAAAGAGTGGTGCAAAGGACTTATCAAGTCTTCGTGCTATCCCATGGGTCTTTGGTTGGACTCAAAGTCGTTTTCTCTTGCCAAGTTGGTTTGGGGTTGGTACAGCTTTAGCTACTGAATTAAATACAGACCCCGACCAAATGGAGATGTTGCGAATGTTGAATCAGAGATGGCCATTCTTTAGAATGTTGATATCTAAAGTTGAGATGACACTTTCAAAAGTTGATTTGGATGTTGCCCACCATTATATGATTAGTTTAGGTGGTAATGAAAATAGGGATGCTTTCGCTGGCATTTTCGATATTATCTCAAAAGAATATAGCTTGACTAAGAAATTAATTTTAGAAATTACTGACAAGTCAAAACTATTAAGTGCTGATCCCGCTTTGCAATTGTCTGTTAATCTGAGAAATAGAACTATTATACCTTTAGGCTTTTTACAAGTTGCTCTTCTAAAACGATTAAGAGATCAGAATCGTCAACCACCAATTAGTGAAGATATGAGTCTTGACTCTACTCAAAGTTCACGTACATATAGCCGTAGTGAATTATTACGTGGTGCATTGTTGACCATCAATGGTATTGCTGCAGGGATGAGAAATACTGGATGA